From the Onychostoma macrolepis isolate SWU-2019 chromosome 13, ASM1243209v1, whole genome shotgun sequence genome, the window atatgtgtgtgtgaggtgtgatCACATGGCTGGAGCAGATCCACAGTCCTCATTCACCTCATAGTCCAGTGGCATGTTTCAAAGATCACTTGTGTTGTGAGCTCCTGCACTGTCTGTCCCAGAGACAGAACTCAGCACGCACACAGTCACTCCAGACATGATGAGTAACATACCCAGCACAGCTCCTACATGAGCAGAGACACAGAGAGTCAAAGACCTGTGTagctacagagagagagagcgatgtTAGTAGCACAGAAGCTACTTACTCTTTCCTCCAAACTCTTCTCCAAGCAGTGTACCCATTAGTAACGTGAACAGAAATGTGAGGGAGTTCACCATGGGAACAGCCAGAGAGAGATCTACAAATAAAACAGCACTTAAAAATTCAACACTAATGCTGgctattatgtgtgtgtgctcacaaaatatttaaccttcgttaatattttgaataaaaaattttCATGGCTGCACAGTGGTTATGCTTGAAATAGAATACCAGCTTACTAACTGAATACTACACAGCAAGCAAATGCTGcctacagtttaaattaaaaaagacatttcACACTGTTGTATTTAATTTGGCAATTGCCAACCAATCTCAGATcttagaaataaaaacaattatgttgCATCAAGTCTTTgtgcaaaatgttattttttaacagCCTGATTCAAAAACGTTTAGTGCATCGGACAGTGGATTAGTATTACAGTATTCTCTTTATTATACTGCTCATTTTGCCATTGTGTAATATGTCATCCAGATAgtccatgcatacagaaaacTTGAATATTGTGCACAGTATACTATGCACTGCATGAATCCAGCATCAGCCTCATAGATACTGTAAAAATAGTAGTATGATACTGTGCTACTAAGAACATAGATAGTCAATAGAAACttgtgaagaaaaagaaacttGAACTCACCTGAAGAAGCAAGAGTGAAGTAGAACACTAATGATCCAATTTGGTTCAACAGGAATGGGATCAAatactatattaaaaaataaatggatcaaataattataatcacacacacacacacactaaatttCTCATAAGCACTTGTTATATGTGCATAAAAGAATTATAAAAACACACCTTGATATTGAGAAACAGGAATTTGACCTCAGCCAGAAACTGGAGGAGTTT encodes:
- the tmem234 gene encoding transmembrane protein 234 isoform X2; this translates as MVSASEVFCLLLVAILWGGTNPFLKKGTEGIEGVQKDNKLLQFLAEVKFLFLNIKYLIPFLLNQIGSLVFYFTLASSDLSLAVPMVNSLTFLFTLLMGTLLGEEFGGKRAVLGMLLIMSGVTVCVLSSVSGTDSAGAHNTSDL
- the tmem234 gene encoding transmembrane protein 234 isoform X1 translates to MSVLIMFSVGEVFCLLLVAILWGGTNPFLKKGTEGIEGVQKDNKLLQFLAEVKFLFLNIKYLIPFLLNQIGSLVFYFTLASSDLSLAVPMVNSLTFLFTLLMGTLLGEEFGGKRAVLGMLLIMSGVTVCVLSSVSGTDSAGAHNTSDL